The Flavobacterium praedii genome window below encodes:
- a CDS encoding type II toxin-antitoxin system HicA family toxin, with protein sequence MSKVEKLIEKLKSRPKDFTWDEILKVLHHFGFEQIAQGKTGGSRRKFVNIKKQIISLHEPHPQKVLKSYQLDIIIDYLKL encoded by the coding sequence ATGAGTAAAGTTGAAAAATTAATAGAGAAATTAAAATCGAGACCAAAAGATTTTACTTGGGATGAAATCCTTAAAGTTTTACATCATTTTGGTTTTGAACAAATAGCACAAGGAAAAACAGGAGGCTCACGACGAAAATTTGTGAATATTAAAAAGCAGATTATTAGTTTACACGAACCCCATCCACAAAAAGTGTTGAAATCGTATCAATTGGATATAATCATTGACTATTTAAAATTGTAA
- a CDS encoding methyltransferase, which produces MYEKTFPNKRFKHTLEFLRKHISTSHTILDLGVENPFSKIMKEEGYTVKNTTGEDLDKNQTVFLEGKQDVVTAFEIFEHLLNPYTILNEIKSDKLVISIPLRLWFSSAYRSKTDMWDRHYHEFEDWQLDWLLEKTGWKIIDSQKFTHPVKKIGFRPLLRFFTPRYYIVYAEKVK; this is translated from the coding sequence ATGTACGAAAAAACGTTTCCCAATAAAAGATTCAAACATACTTTAGAATTTTTAAGAAAACACATCTCTACTTCACATACCATTTTAGATTTAGGGGTTGAAAATCCTTTTTCAAAAATCATGAAAGAAGAAGGTTACACCGTAAAAAATACAACTGGAGAAGATTTAGATAAAAACCAAACTGTTTTTTTAGAAGGAAAACAAGATGTTGTAACCGCTTTTGAAATTTTCGAACACTTACTCAATCCATACACTATTTTAAACGAAATAAAATCGGATAAATTAGTAATATCAATTCCATTGCGATTGTGGTTTTCTTCTGCCTATCGCAGTAAAACAGACATGTGGGACAGACATTACCATGAATTTGAAGACTGGCAATTGGACTGGTTATTGGAAAAAACAGGATGGAAAATCATCGACAGCCAAAAATTTACACATCCCGTTAAAAAAATTGGTTTTCGCCCTTTATTGCGATTTTTTACTCCAAGATATTATATTGTGTACGCAGAAAAAGTAAAATAA
- a CDS encoding type II toxin-antitoxin system HicB family antitoxin, with protein MKNYLEYKGYIGTVEFSADDKTFFGKIQGINDLVTFEGSSVDELEKSFQESVLDYLEICVTLNKSPEKVFKGSFNVRVSQELHQKTALLASKKGLNLNDVVKEALFYIVNHEEVLN; from the coding sequence ATGAAAAATTATTTAGAATATAAAGGATATATCGGGACTGTAGAATTTTCAGCAGATGACAAGACTTTCTTTGGGAAAATTCAAGGCATAAACGATTTGGTTACTTTTGAAGGCAGTTCGGTAGATGAGTTAGAAAAATCTTTTCAAGAATCAGTTCTTGATTATTTAGAAATTTGTGTAACTTTAAATAAGTCACCCGAGAAAGTTTTTAAGGGTTCTTTTAATGTTCGAGTTTCACAAGAATTACATCAAAAAACAGCTCTTTTGGCCTCTAAAAAAGGTTTGAATTTAAATGATGTTGTAAAAGAAGCGTTGTTCTATATTGTAAATCATG
- a CDS encoding ABC transporter ATP-binding protein, translating into MIEIKNIEKSFGGVKILKGISCVFEAGKTNLIIGQSGSGKTVLLKSLLGIHTPEVGTISFDGRIYSNLNSDEKREIRTEIGMLFQGSALFDSMTVSENVGFPLRMFTNDSKAKIQKRVDFVLERVNLVGAHKKLPSEISGGMQKRVAIARAIVNNPKYLFCDEPNSGLDPNTAILIDNLIKEITVEYNITTVVNTHDMNSVMEIGDHILFLKNGLKAWEGTKEEIFLTENEAIVEFVYSSELFKKVREAYLKG; encoded by the coding sequence ATGATAGAAATAAAAAATATAGAAAAATCATTTGGCGGTGTCAAAATTCTTAAAGGAATTTCTTGTGTTTTTGAGGCAGGAAAAACCAATTTGATTATTGGACAAAGTGGATCTGGGAAAACCGTTTTATTAAAGTCATTATTGGGAATTCATACTCCAGAAGTAGGAACTATTTCTTTTGATGGGAGAATATATTCCAACCTTAATTCGGATGAAAAAAGAGAAATCCGAACCGAAATTGGCATGCTTTTTCAAGGAAGTGCTCTTTTTGACAGCATGACTGTTTCAGAAAACGTTGGTTTTCCTTTACGAATGTTTACAAACGACAGCAAGGCCAAAATCCAAAAAAGAGTTGATTTTGTATTAGAGAGAGTAAACCTCGTAGGCGCCCACAAAAAACTACCTTCTGAAATTTCGGGAGGAATGCAAAAAAGGGTTGCTATTGCTAGAGCCATTGTAAACAATCCCAAATATTTGTTTTGTGATGAGCCCAATTCCGGACTAGATCCAAATACTGCTATTTTGATTGATAATCTAATCAAGGAAATCACAGTAGAATACAATATTACAACGGTTGTAAATACGCATGATATGAATTCCGTAATGGAAATTGGGGATCATATTTTATTCCTAAAAAATGGCTTAAAAGCTTGGGAAGGAACCAAAGAAGAAATTTTCCTAACCGAAAATGAGGCTATAGTCGAATTTGTTTATTCATCTGAATTATTCAAAAAAGTAAGAGAGGCTTATCTTAAAGGATAA
- a CDS encoding glycosyltransferase family 2 protein codes for MKYYIVIPTYNEEAFIALTLQSLISQTVLPKKVVVVNDNSTDKTAEIVLAFAKDNPFITLVNKTSSAIHLPGSKVIQAFQKGFETLDEDYDLIVKIDADLIFPSNYFETIIKHFQSDSTIGMAGGFCYIEKNDDWILENLTDKDHIRGALKAYRKETFKQIGGLKPAMGWDTVDELLCKYYNWKVVTDASLHVKHLKPTGANYSKTARYKQGEAFYTLGYGFWITAIASIKLAVMKKKPLLFLDYIKGFWKAKKAKTPLLVTKEQARFIQNYRLQKMKDKLF; via the coding sequence ATGAAATATTACATCGTAATTCCGACCTACAACGAAGAAGCTTTTATCGCTTTGACCTTGCAATCCTTGATTTCGCAAACTGTTTTGCCCAAAAAAGTAGTCGTTGTCAATGATAATTCTACCGATAAAACTGCCGAAATTGTTCTAGCTTTCGCCAAAGACAATCCGTTCATTACTTTGGTAAACAAAACTTCCAGCGCAATTCATTTACCAGGAAGTAAAGTGATTCAAGCTTTTCAGAAAGGATTCGAAACTTTGGACGAAGATTACGATTTAATCGTAAAAATTGATGCCGATTTAATTTTTCCTTCCAATTATTTCGAAACCATAATTAAACATTTTCAATCCGATTCTACTATTGGAATGGCTGGCGGATTTTGTTACATCGAAAAAAATGACGATTGGATTTTAGAAAACCTAACCGACAAAGATCATATTCGAGGCGCATTAAAAGCCTATCGAAAAGAAACCTTTAAACAAATTGGGGGTTTAAAACCTGCAATGGGTTGGGACACCGTTGACGAATTGCTTTGCAAATACTACAATTGGAAAGTAGTCACAGATGCTTCTTTACACGTAAAACACCTCAAACCAACTGGAGCTAATTACAGCAAAACAGCACGTTATAAGCAAGGAGAAGCTTTTTATACACTGGGATATGGTTTCTGGATAACAGCAATAGCCTCAATAAAATTGGCTGTAATGAAAAAGAAACCACTTTTATTTTTAGATTACATCAAAGGTTTTTGGAAAGCAAAAAAGGCCAAAACACCATTATTAGTAACCAAAGAACAAGCCCGCTTTATTCAAAATTATCGTTTACAAAAAATGAAAGATAAATTGTTTTAA
- a CDS encoding mannose-1-phosphate guanylyltransferase, translated as MNKNYYAILMAGGIGSRFWPVSTREFPKQFHDMLGSGETLIQKTFSRLSQIIPKENILILTHESYNDLILEQLPMVTQEQIVLEPAMRNTAPCILYASLKIKKINPNAVMVVAPSDHWIEDEMQFVANLQRSFDLCEREESLMTLGILPTSPNTGYGYIEFDKLDSRSIKKVIQFREKPDSKTARRFIQSRNYLWNAGIFIWSVRSILKAFEEFQPEMFALFMKGYEVYNTEKESAFILENYPNAENISIDYAIMENAKNVYVLPATFDWNDLGTWGSLHEKLPKDDNNNAVVNAVVLLQNASNNIIRTAIGKQVIVDGLDDYIIVDKDSVLLIYPKSKEQEIKGIVSQLKS; from the coding sequence ATGAATAAAAATTATTACGCAATATTAATGGCTGGTGGAATTGGTTCTCGATTTTGGCCAGTAAGTACAAGAGAATTTCCGAAGCAGTTTCATGATATGTTGGGTTCAGGAGAGACTTTAATTCAGAAAACATTTAGTAGGCTTTCTCAAATTATTCCAAAAGAGAATATTTTGATTCTAACCCACGAAAGCTACAATGATTTGATTTTGGAGCAGTTACCAATGGTAACCCAAGAACAAATTGTATTGGAACCTGCCATGCGAAATACCGCTCCTTGTATTTTGTATGCTTCTTTGAAAATAAAAAAAATAAATCCAAATGCAGTAATGGTAGTGGCACCTAGCGACCATTGGATTGAGGATGAAATGCAGTTTGTGGCCAATTTGCAACGTTCTTTCGATTTGTGCGAAAGAGAAGAATCGTTGATGACTTTGGGAATTTTACCTACTTCTCCTAATACAGGTTATGGGTATATTGAATTTGATAAATTGGATAGTCGTTCTATCAAAAAAGTAATACAGTTTAGAGAAAAACCAGATTCAAAAACGGCAAGAAGATTTATTCAAAGTAGAAATTATTTGTGGAATGCAGGGATTTTTATTTGGAGTGTGCGTTCTATTTTGAAAGCTTTTGAAGAATTTCAACCTGAGATGTTTGCACTTTTTATGAAGGGGTATGAAGTTTACAATACCGAGAAAGAAAGTGCTTTTATACTAGAAAATTATCCTAATGCAGAAAATATTTCAATTGATTATGCAATTATGGAAAATGCGAAAAATGTATATGTACTTCCAGCTACTTTTGATTGGAATGACCTTGGTACTTGGGGTTCACTGCATGAAAAATTACCAAAAGACGACAATAACAATGCAGTAGTTAATGCCGTTGTTTTGTTGCAAAACGCTTCGAATAATATTATTAGAACTGCAATAGGAAAACAAGTAATCGTAGATGGACTTGATGATTATATCATAGTTGATAAGGATTCTGTCTTGTTGATTTATCCAAAAAGCAAGGAGCAGGAAATAAAAGGAATCGTTTCTCAGTTGAAAAGTTAA
- a CDS encoding MlaE family ABC transporter permease, with protein MMLIRYTTQIGKYLLMWVEIFKKPTKWSVMKGLIFKEVDDLIVGSLGIVAFISFFVGGVVSMQTALNLTNSFIPKYLIGYATRQSVILEFAPTFMSIIMAGKMGSFITSSIGSMRVTEQIDALEVMGVNSLNYLVFPKIIALLLYPFLIGIGMFLGITGGYIATVYGGFGANIDFIEGIQRDFIPFHIVYAFTKTFIFGMLLATIPSFHGYYMKGGALEVGKASTVSFVWTSVTIILLNYIITQLLLTK; from the coding sequence ATGATGCTCATTCGCTATACCACCCAGATTGGAAAATATTTATTGATGTGGGTTGAAATTTTCAAAAAACCTACAAAGTGGTCTGTAATGAAAGGACTTATTTTCAAGGAAGTCGATGATTTAATTGTTGGATCATTGGGAATAGTTGCTTTTATTTCATTCTTCGTTGGCGGAGTGGTTTCTATGCAAACTGCTTTGAATCTAACGAATTCTTTTATACCAAAATATCTTATCGGATATGCTACCCGTCAATCGGTGATTTTAGAATTTGCTCCAACATTCATGTCTATCATTATGGCAGGAAAAATGGGTTCTTTTATAACATCAAGCATAGGATCGATGCGAGTTACCGAACAAATCGATGCACTGGAAGTTATGGGAGTCAATTCCCTTAATTATTTGGTTTTCCCCAAAATAATCGCATTACTTTTATACCCTTTCCTTATTGGCATTGGAATGTTTCTAGGGATTACTGGTGGTTATATAGCAACGGTTTATGGTGGTTTTGGAGCAAATATTGATTTTATCGAAGGGATTCAAAGAGATTTTATTCCGTTTCACATAGTTTATGCTTTCACCAAAACGTTTATTTTTGGAATGTTATTAGCAACCATTCCTTCATTCCACGGTTATTATATGAAAGGTGGAGCACTTGAAGTTGGAAAAGCAAGTACCGTTTCTTTTGTTTGGACGTCGGTTACCATCATCTTGCTAAATTATATTATTACCCAATTACTTTTAACAAAATGA
- a CDS encoding SprT-like domain-containing protein: MSDTLLKYLPEHAVKPVFELIVTHQVHLKIVNERQTRHGDYRKGLNGKHEITVNSSLNKYKFLITLIHEISHLVAFEKFGRNIKPHGEEWKHSFQRLMVPYIRPEIFPNHLLPLLARHFRNPTASSDTDTTLALALKQYDKPNDKSYIFDIPYGSVFRISNGKIFKKIAVRTKRYECLEISSGRLYLFNPNAEVELLPG; encoded by the coding sequence TTGTCTGATACACTTTTAAAATACCTTCCAGAACATGCCGTGAAACCAGTTTTTGAACTGATTGTTACACATCAAGTGCATCTCAAAATTGTCAATGAGAGGCAAACTCGGCATGGTGATTATCGAAAGGGTTTGAATGGTAAACATGAAATTACAGTAAATTCTAGCCTTAATAAATACAAGTTTTTGATAACGTTGATTCATGAAATTTCACATTTAGTGGCGTTTGAAAAATTTGGTAGAAATATAAAACCACACGGAGAGGAGTGGAAGCATTCTTTTCAGAGGTTGATGGTACCTTATATTCGGCCAGAGATTTTTCCGAATCATTTATTGCCATTGTTGGCCAGGCATTTTCGCAATCCCACTGCGAGTAGTGATACAGATACTACATTGGCATTAGCCTTAAAACAGTATGATAAACCAAATGATAAAAGCTATATCTTTGACATTCCTTACGGTAGTGTTTTTAGAATATCAAATGGAAAGATATTTAAAAAGATTGCTGTACGTACCAAACGATATGAATGTTTGGAAATCAGTTCTGGACGGTTGTATTTATTTAACCCAAATGCTGAGGTGGAGTTGTTACCGGGGTAG
- a CDS encoding 3-oxoacyl-ACP synthase III family protein: protein MKIKITGIGSYIPEKKISNTDFSEHIFLNEDGSPFAYPNEVVINKFKGITGIEKRRYAEDQYTASDLAFFAAEKAIKNAGIDPETLDYIIFAHNFGDVKFGTSQSDIIPSLATRVKHKLQIKNPKCVAYDILFGCPGWIEGVLQANAFIKSGMAKRCLVIGGETLSRVVDAHDRDSMIYSDGAGASVIEASDDETGMLSYESATYAAEEANFLYFGKSYNPDLDPDTKYIKMYGRKIYEFALSKVPAAMKSCLDQSGLGIDDVKKILIHQANEKMDEAIIHRFYKLYGKTPPKNIMPMSIHELGNSSVATVPTLFDLLIRGQIEDQEINKGDVVIFASVGAGMNINAFVYRY from the coding sequence ATGAAAATAAAAATAACCGGTATAGGAAGCTATATTCCTGAGAAAAAGATTAGCAACACTGACTTTAGTGAACATATTTTCTTAAACGAAGATGGTTCTCCATTTGCTTATCCTAATGAAGTTGTAATAAACAAATTCAAAGGCATTACAGGTATCGAAAAAAGAAGGTACGCCGAAGATCAATACACAGCTTCAGACTTAGCCTTTTTTGCTGCTGAAAAAGCCATTAAGAACGCTGGAATCGATCCAGAAACATTGGACTATATCATTTTTGCCCACAATTTTGGTGACGTAAAATTTGGTACCTCCCAATCGGATATTATTCCAAGTTTAGCCACTAGAGTCAAGCATAAATTACAAATAAAAAACCCTAAATGTGTCGCTTATGACATTCTTTTTGGTTGCCCAGGTTGGATTGAAGGCGTATTGCAAGCCAATGCATTCATAAAATCAGGTATGGCAAAAAGATGCCTCGTTATAGGCGGCGAAACATTATCAAGAGTTGTCGATGCCCATGACAGAGATTCCATGATCTACTCTGATGGGGCTGGAGCATCGGTTATTGAAGCATCAGATGACGAAACTGGAATGTTATCCTACGAAAGTGCTACATACGCAGCAGAAGAAGCTAATTTTCTTTATTTCGGAAAATCATACAATCCAGATTTAGATCCTGATACCAAATACATCAAAATGTATGGCCGTAAAATTTATGAATTTGCCTTGAGTAAAGTTCCTGCAGCTATGAAAAGCTGTCTGGATCAAAGCGGCTTAGGAATTGATGATGTCAAAAAAATTCTTATTCACCAAGCCAACGAAAAAATGGACGAAGCTATAATTCACCGTTTTTACAAATTATACGGCAAAACTCCTCCAAAAAACATTATGCCAATGAGCATACATGAATTAGGAAATAGTAGTGTCGCAACTGTTCCAACACTTTTTGATCTTCTGATTAGAGGACAAATCGAAGACCAAGAAATCAACAAAGGAGACGTAGTCATTTTTGCATCTGTAGGAGCTGGAATGAATATCAATGCTTTTGTCTATCGCTACTAA
- the gcvP gene encoding aminomethyl-transferring glycine dehydrogenase: protein MKTDSFALRHIGPRETDLQHMLKTIGVDSIERLVYETLPDDIRLKAPLALDPAMTEYEYSNHIAQLGSKNKMFQSYIGLGYNQAIVPAVIQRNIFENPGWYTAYTPYQAEIAQGRLEAILNFQTMVVELTGMEIANASLLDEATAAAEAMALLFDVRSRDQKKNNTNKFFVSEEILPQTLSVLQTRSTPIGIELVVGNHETFDFSSDFFGAILQYPGKYGQVNDYTSFIAKAAANEIKVAVAADILSLTKLTPPGEMGAAVVVGTTQRFGIPLGYGGPHAAYFATKDEYKRSMPGRIIGITVDTNGNRALRMALQTREQHIKRDKATSNICTAQVLLSVMAGMYAVYHGPKGLQYIANKVHALAATLSNELEKLGLQQTNTAFFDTIVIKADAQKVRTIAEQNEVNFYYIDDNTVSISLNETTSIADINKIVSIFASANGKQATAIEALSEANHFPEDLNRTSSFLQHDVFNQYHSESAMMRYIKMLERKDLSLNHSMISLGSCTMKLNAAAEMLPLSNALWNNIHPFAPLNQAQGYQEMLSKLEQQLNVITGFAGTTLQPNSGAQGEYAGLMVIRAYHQSRGDHHRNIALIPSSAHGTNPASAAMAGMKVIVTKTLENGNIDVDDLREKAILHKDNLSCLMVTYPSTHGVFESAIIEITQLIHENGGQVYMDGANMNAQVGLTNPATIGADVCHLNLHKTFAIPHGGGGPGVGPICVAEHLVPFLPSNPVIPTGGENAITGISAAPWGSALVCLISYGYITMLGADGLKEATEHAILNANYIKEKLNGHYDTLYSGEMGRAAHEMILECRPFKQKGIEVTDIAKRLMDYGFHAPTVSFPVAGTLMIEPTESENLEELDRFCDAMISIRKEIEASTLENKNNVLKNSPHTLAMLTAETWDFPYSREQAAFPLDYIAENKFWPTVRRADDAYGDRNLVCSCAPIEAYMES from the coding sequence ATGAAAACAGATTCTTTTGCTTTAAGACACATTGGCCCGAGAGAAACCGACTTGCAACACATGTTGAAAACCATAGGAGTTGACTCCATTGAGCGACTGGTATATGAAACTCTTCCAGATGATATTCGTCTAAAAGCACCACTAGCTTTAGATCCGGCCATGACCGAATATGAATATTCCAATCATATCGCTCAATTGGGAAGCAAAAACAAAATGTTTCAATCGTACATTGGTTTAGGATACAATCAAGCTATCGTTCCAGCAGTTATTCAAAGAAATATTTTTGAAAACCCAGGATGGTACACCGCTTACACGCCTTACCAAGCCGAAATTGCTCAAGGTCGTCTGGAAGCTATTTTGAATTTCCAAACTATGGTAGTGGAATTGACCGGAATGGAAATCGCCAACGCTTCTTTATTGGATGAAGCTACTGCCGCTGCCGAAGCCATGGCATTACTTTTTGACGTAAGATCACGCGACCAAAAGAAAAACAATACCAATAAATTTTTCGTTTCCGAAGAAATATTACCTCAAACTTTATCGGTTTTACAAACTCGTTCTACTCCAATCGGAATAGAATTGGTTGTGGGTAACCATGAAACTTTTGATTTCTCATCCGACTTTTTCGGGGCTATCCTTCAATATCCAGGTAAATACGGTCAGGTAAATGACTATACTTCATTTATTGCAAAAGCTGCCGCAAATGAAATAAAAGTAGCCGTTGCTGCCGATATTTTGAGCTTAACAAAACTGACTCCTCCAGGAGAAATGGGAGCTGCAGTAGTGGTTGGAACAACACAACGTTTCGGAATTCCATTGGGTTATGGTGGGCCACACGCTGCTTATTTTGCTACAAAAGACGAGTACAAAAGATCTATGCCAGGAAGAATCATCGGGATAACTGTTGATACAAACGGGAATCGTGCGCTACGTATGGCTTTGCAAACTCGTGAGCAACACATCAAACGCGACAAAGCGACTTCAAATATCTGTACTGCACAGGTTTTACTTTCCGTAATGGCTGGAATGTACGCTGTATACCACGGACCAAAAGGTTTGCAATATATCGCCAACAAAGTTCACGCTTTGGCAGCAACTTTGTCTAACGAATTGGAAAAACTAGGTTTACAACAAACCAATACCGCTTTCTTTGATACTATCGTTATCAAAGCGGACGCTCAAAAAGTTCGCACTATTGCTGAACAAAATGAGGTTAACTTCTACTACATCGATGACAATACAGTTTCTATCTCTTTGAATGAAACTACAAGTATTGCCGATATCAATAAAATTGTTAGCATTTTCGCTTCCGCAAATGGTAAGCAAGCAACAGCAATAGAGGCTTTATCAGAGGCAAATCATTTTCCAGAGGATTTAAACAGAACATCATCTTTCTTACAACACGATGTTTTCAACCAATACCACTCGGAATCAGCAATGATGCGTTACATCAAAATGTTGGAGCGCAAAGATTTATCATTGAATCACTCAATGATTTCTTTGGGTTCTTGTACGATGAAATTAAACGCTGCTGCCGAAATGTTGCCATTGAGCAATGCGCTTTGGAACAACATTCACCCTTTTGCACCACTAAATCAAGCACAAGGATACCAAGAAATGTTATCTAAACTTGAACAACAATTAAACGTAATTACCGGTTTTGCTGGAACTACTTTGCAACCTAACTCAGGAGCACAAGGAGAATATGCAGGATTAATGGTTATTCGTGCGTACCACCAATCTCGTGGAGATCACCATAGAAACATTGCTTTAATTCCATCATCGGCACACGGAACCAATCCAGCATCTGCAGCCATGGCGGGTATGAAAGTAATCGTAACCAAAACTTTAGAAAACGGAAATATAGACGTAGATGATTTGCGTGAAAAAGCAATCCTTCACAAAGACAACCTTTCTTGTTTGATGGTTACTTACCCATCGACTCACGGGGTTTTTGAAAGCGCCATTATCGAAATCACACAACTAATTCACGAAAATGGTGGACAAGTTTATATGGACGGAGCCAATATGAACGCACAAGTTGGTTTGACTAACCCTGCAACCATTGGAGCTGACGTTTGTCACTTGAACCTTCACAAAACATTCGCCATCCCTCACGGAGGTGGTGGACCAGGAGTTGGACCGATTTGCGTTGCCGAACACTTAGTTCCATTTTTACCATCCAATCCAGTTATACCAACAGGAGGAGAAAATGCCATCACTGGTATTTCTGCAGCACCTTGGGGATCGGCTCTAGTTTGTTTGATCTCTTACGGTTACATCACAATGTTAGGTGCCGATGGATTGAAAGAAGCTACAGAGCACGCTATCCTGAACGCCAATTACATCAAAGAAAAATTAAACGGTCACTACGATACATTGTACTCTGGCGAAATGGGTCGTGCGGCTCACGAAATGATTTTGGAATGTCGTCCTTTCAAACAAAAAGGAATCGAAGTTACCGATATCGCAAAACGTTTGATGGATTATGGTTTCCATGCACCAACCGTTTCTTTCCCGGTGGCAGGAACCTTGATGATTGAACCAACCGAAAGTGAAAACCTAGAAGAATTAGACCGTTTTTGTGATGCTATGATTTCGATCCGTAAAGAAATCGAAGCGTCTACATTGGAAAACAAAAACAACGTACTTAAAAATTCACCTCATACATTGGCCATGCTTACTGCCGAAACTTGGGATTTCCCATACAGCAGAGAACAAGCTGCTTTCCCACTGGATTACATCGCCGAAAACAAATTCTGGCCTACAGTTCGTAGAGCCGATGACGCTTACGGAGACAGAAACCTAGTATGCAGTTGCGCACCTATTGAGGCTTATATGGAAAGCTAG